A section of the Phacochoerus africanus isolate WHEZ1 chromosome 4, ROS_Pafr_v1, whole genome shotgun sequence genome encodes:
- the POU5F2 gene encoding POU domain, class 5, transcription factor 2 translates to MAGHRPSDLALLGSGEGEPGGPEPGRVHTPIWLSAQGPRSRLMVLPAARPGICPGSEVWGVPPGSQLYELLGGGMVPFGPRAGAGEVGPWFPSPSEGAFPGPCILLQCIPRPALPEDISAVEKEMEQLAKELRERRMTLGYSQADVGFAVGALFGKMLSQTTICRFEAQQLSLANMWKLRPLLKMWLEQVDTKNLLGICKMEMILQQARKRRRASRERRIGNNLEKLFLQCPKPTPQQISCIAGQLRLQKDLVQVWFYNRSRQGGRPSSDFYPLAEVGAAGPPFSGGPVCFPLTSGFHFGPPHCGGPYFPPLCSYAPPAFPAGGTLLSAPATTLSFPGLSS, encoded by the coding sequence ATGGCCGGACACAGGCCCTCAGACTTAGCCCTGCTGGGCAGTGGTGAGGGCGAGCCCGGTGGGCCAGAGCCCGGGCGGGTTCACACTCCGATCTGGTTGAGCGCCCAGGGGCCCCGCAGCAGACTGATGGTCCTGCCAGCGGCCAGACCAGGGATCTGCCCGGGCAGTGAAGTGTGGGGGGTACCCCCAGGCTCCCAGCTGTACGAATTGCTCGGGGGCGGGATGGTGCCCTTTGGGCCCAGAGCTGGAGCTGGCGAGGTGGGCCCCTGGTTCCCAAGCCCCTCTGAGGGcgccttcccagggccctgcatcCTCCTGCAGTGCATCCCAAGGCCCGCTCTGCCAGAGGACATCTCTGCGGTAGAGAAGGAGATGGAGCAGCTGGCCAAGGAACTGAGAGAGAGGAGGATGACCCTGGGGTACTCGCAGGCCGATGTGGGGTTCGCTGTGGGGGCTCTTTTTGGAAAGATGCTTAGCCAGACGACCATCTGCCGCTTTGAGGCCCAGCAGCTGAGCCTCGCCAACATGTGGAAGCTGCGACCACTGCTGAAAATGTGGCTGGAGCAAGTGGACACCAAGAACCTTCTAGGCATATGCAAAATGGAGATGATCCTGCAGCAAGCTCGGAAGCGGAGACGCGCAAGCAGGGAGAGACGCATCGGAAACAACCTGGAGAAACTCTTCCTGCAGTGTCCGAAGCCCACGCCCCAGCAGATCAGCTGCATCGCTGGGCAGCTACGGCTACAAAAGGACCTGGTCCAAGTTTGGTTCTATAACAGGAGCAGGCAGGGCGGTCGGCCAAGCAGTGATTTCTACCCCCTGGCCGAGGTGGGGGCAGCCGGGCCTCCTTTCTCAGGGGGACCAGTGTGCTTTCCCCTGACATCGGGATTCCATTTTGGTCCCCCCCACTGCGGGGGGCCCTACTTTCCACCTTTGTGCTCCTATGCCCCTCCCGCTTTTCCTGCGGGAGGAACCCTCCTCTCTGCCCCGGCCACCACTCTGAGCTTTCCAGGGCTTTCCAGCTGA